Part of the Paenibacillus sp. FSL R7-0273 genome is shown below.
GCATGGCGGGGCGAATGAAGCCGTAATGAAAATGCTGGAGGAGATCGGCAGTCTGGATGCGGTTGAGCCCTATATTAACGATAAGCTGGAGCGGCGCGAGAAGATTATGGGCTTCGGGCACCGCGTGTACAAAAACGGCGATCCGCGCGCCAAGCATCTGATGAAGATGTCCCAGGAGCTGGGAACGATGAAGAATGATACAACACTCTACGATATGTCCGTGAAGATCGAGGAGCTGATTACCGGGCAAAAGGGGCTGAAGCCGAATGTCGACTTCTACTCGGCCTCCGTGTATACACAGCTGGGCATTGAGCGCGAGCTGTTCACCCCGATCTTTGCAATCAGCCGGACCTCCGGCTGGACCGCGCATATTCTGGAGCAGTATGAGGACAACCGCATTATCCGTCCGCGTGCTGAATATACAGGAATGCTGGAGCAGAAATACGTTCCGGTAGACGAGAGATAGGCAGGGGACTTGCAGGCGGCTGCCCCCCTTAGTAGAATTGTAGTTATGACAGTAACGCATTATGAGTGAACCAGGCAGACGTTTTTAGTGCCGGCTTAGAGTCAAGGCTTCCGCAGAACGTCTGCCGCTACTATACTTTTTTAGGAGGAATCCCCACAAATGTTGAAACTCGAGAAGTACGATCTGCCGACTGAAGGCGAACAAATTACGATTGAAGATGGCAAGCTGGTGGTTCCTGCTAATCCGATTATTCCGTTTATCGAAGGCGACGGCACAGGGCGCGACATCTGGAAAGCCTCCAAGCGCGTGCTGGATGCAGCTGTAGATAAAGCATACGGCGGCGAGAAGAAGCTGGCCTGGTACGAAGTGTTTGCCGGCGAGAAGGCCTTCAATACATATGGTGAATGGCTGCCGAATGATACGCTGGAAGCAATCCGTGAGTATATCGTAGCGATCAAGGGACCGCTGACAACCCCGATTGGCGGAGGGATCCGCTCTTTGAACGTGGCGCTGCGCCAGGAGCTGGATTTGTACGTGTGCCTGCGTCCTGTACGTTATTTTGACGGCGTGCCTTCACCGGTTAAGCATCCGGAGCTTGTGGATATGGTTATTTTCCGGGAAAACACTGAAGACATCTATGCCGGTATCGAGTACAAGGAAGGCTCTGAGGAAGTTAAAAAAGTAATCGAATTCCTCAAGAAGGAAATGGGCGTTAACAAAATCCGCTTCCCGGAAACCTCCGGTATCGGTATTAAGCCTGTATCCTCCGAAGGCTCCAAGCGTCTGGTGCGTGCTGCAGTTGAATATGCAATCAAGCACGGACGCAAGAGCGTTACCCTAGTGCATAAGGGCAACATCATGAAGTTTACCGAAGGCGCGTTTAAGAACTGGGGATACGAAGTGGCTGAGCAGGAGTTCGGCGACAAGGTGTTTACCTGGAACCAATATGATGTAATTAAAGAGAAGGACGGCGAAGCGGCGGCAAATGCAGCCCAGAAGGAAGCGGAGGCAGCCGGTAAAATCATTATCAAGGATGCTATCGCAGACATCGCGCTGCAGCAGGTGCTGACCCGCCCGACTGACTTCGACGTTATCGCTACACTGAACCTGAACGGGGACTACCTGTCCGACGCACTGGCTGCACAGATCGGCGGTATCGGCATTGCACCGGGAGCGAATATCAACTATGTGACCGGACATGCAATCTTTGAAGCGACTCACGGCACGGCGCCTAAGTACGCTGACAAAGACGTTGTTAACCCGGGATCGGTTATCCTCTCCGGCGTTATGCTGCTTGAGCACCTCGGCTGGCAGGAAGCGGCTGACCTGATCTACAAAGGCATGACTACCGCAATTAACAACAAGACGGTAACCTATGACTTTGCCCGCCAGATGGAAGGCGCGACAGAGCTGAAATGCTCGGCCTTTGCTGACGAAATTATTAAACATCTGTAATCTGTTACTCCTGATCTTCGGGCCGGAGGAAGCTGAATGCTTCCAAGGCCCGTTTTGTGCGAGAAGGAGTATTAATAAAAATTAAATTAAAATTCAGGAGGTTCACCTGTGGCCATCAAACGTTATAAAATTACTGTCGTAGGCGCCGGTTTTACCGGAGCTACCACAGCACTTATGCTTGCCCAGAAGGAGCTCGGCAACGTCGTGCTGCTCGATATTCCCCAGCTGGAGAATCCGACCAAGGGCAAAGCGCTGGATATGCTTGAGGCAGGTCCGGTCCAGAAGTTTGACAGCCAGATCACCGGCACCTCCAACTACGATGATGCCGCAGATTCGGATATTGTCATTATTACAGCAGGCATTGCCCGCAAGCCGGGAATGAGCCGTGATGATCTGGTGAACACGAATGCCAGCATCGTTAAATCAGTCTGTGAGAACATCAAGCGTGTAGCGCCAGAATCGATTGTTATCATTCTGAGCAATCCGGTTGATGCGATGACCTATGTGGCTTATAATGCCCTTGAATTCCCGAAGAACCGTGTTATTGGTCAATCCGGGGTACTGGATACGGCGCGTTATTGCACCTTTATTGCCCAGGAGCTTAATGTTTCGGTAGAGGATGTGCGCGGCTTTGTCCTCGGCGGACACGGGGATGATATGGTGCCGCTCGTGCGTTATTCCAGTGTAGGCGGCATTCCGGTGGATAAGCTGATTCCCGAGGAACGTATTGCCGAGATCGTGCAGCGTACCCGTGTAGGCGGCGGGGAAATCGTCAGCCTGCTCGGCAACGGCAGCGCTTACTATGCGCCTGCAGCATCTCTTGTACAGATGACGGAAGCGATCCTCAAGGACAAGAAGCGTATTATTCCGGTCATCGCCCTGCTCGAAGGTGAATATGGGTACGACAATCTGTTCATGGGTGTTCCTGCGCTGCTTGGCGCCGATGGTATTGAGACAATCTATGAGCTGGAGCTTACAGCTGAAGAGCAGGCAGCCCTGGATAAATCGGCGGATTCAGTGCGTGCAGTTACGTCCGCTGTCAGTGTCTGATCCGGACAGCTCCGGAAATCGGCTTCCATTTTATTTAATAAAGCGGGGTTTTCTTTTCTTGCGCAGCACAGTCGGTTATAATTAGTATGTAACTTATATCACAGCGACTATTAGAGGAGGTAGAGGATGGACCGTTTTTTGTATTTTCTACATATGATCGGGACTCTGGCGCTAGGCTTCTATCTGGTACTGCCGTTTATCTTAAGCGGGGCGCAGAAGCTCTCGGCACCGGCCAGAGAAGGTACGCTTAGCGCAATTACCGGCTTCAACCGCTTTGCCCAGTTCGGGCTCATTATTCAGCTGCTGACCGGCGGCTACATGATGAGTCAGGATGATTACTCCGTAGCATGGATGGTTGTCGTAGTTGTGCTGCTTCTGGCTATGTTTGCGCTCGCAGGAATTATGGGCAAGCCTCTCCGCTTAGCAGCGGCTGGTATGCGCGAGAACCGCGATGTATCGTCTTACACGGCCAAGCTGCGGACGATGAGCCTGCTGCTGATGGTTGTGCTGATCGCCATGATTTTCTTCATGGTCTACAGACGTATTATTTAATTGAAGAATCGGGAAATAGCTCCGGGGCTGCGGCTGCCGGGGCTATTTGGTTTGTGTACATATATAGGCTGTATATGGCGTGACAAAGACAACGTAATTGCCGGTAATGTATTCCTATTTGCCAAATATTAATGTAAAATAACAGCGTTTGGCGAAATAATGATTATACATGGTATTGCGGGGGAGAGAAGCAACAAGGATGAGAACTAAAGGGATAATAGCGCTAGGGTTGGGAGTTACTCTGGCCTTCAATGCACCGTCGGCAGTCAATGCAGCTGAAGGAATTAAGGACTACGAGGGGCACTGGGCGCAGAAGCAGATTGAAAGCTGGCTGCAGAACGGCTGGCTGAAAGGCTTTGAAGACGGCTCGGTTAAGCCGGATCAGGGGATCTCAAGAGCGGAGTTTGTTACACTGGTCAACCGGATGTGGGACATTAGTGAGGGCAAGTCGGCAGCGTTCAGCGACCTGTCTAAGTCAAGCTGGGCATACACAGAATTCTCCAAAGCGGTGTCAGCCGGTTATATTCAGGGGTATGAAGGGAAGGTTCATCCCAATGCGCTGATTACCCGCCAGGAGGCAGCGATCATAATCAGCAGGCTGATGAAATTCGAGGACGGCTCAGCGGATGCGCTCGCTGCCTTTACCGATGCCGGCCGCATCGCCGCCTGGAGCCAGCCAAAGGTAGCGGCAGTAGTAAATGCCGGAGCGATGAAGGGGTATCCTGACGGCAGCTTCAAGCCTGACCGCCCGATGACAAGAGCGGAGTCTGTGGCATTGATGGAATCGTTCAACAACCTTAGCGGAGGAGTGGGTGATGCCGTTGTCACCCGCGCGGTGGAATTTGGAAGCTCCAATTCCTCTAGTCTCAGGGCTTTTAAAAATCTTACTGTTACCGCATCCGGAGTAAAGCTGAAGAACATAACGATCCAAGGTGATCTGCTTCTGAAGGAAGTGACCGGTGCCGGCGGGCTTACTCTGGATAATGTTACAGTTGAAGGCCGGTTAATCATCGAAGGCAGCGGTTCTGATACTGTATATCTGAGTAATTCCAGACTCAATCAGATTGTTGTCCAGAAAAAGAGCGGCGAGGTTCAGATAATTGCCGCAGGCACAACCGAAGCCGGACAGGTGCAGGTGCGTTCCGGCGTTAAGCTGGAAGAAAGCGAAGGTTCCGGCAAGGGCTTTACTGATATTGCTGTCTCTTCTGATCTGCCTTCAGGAACAGTTGTAGCACTGAGTGGAGTCTTTAATCATGTTAAGGTTGAAGCTGCAGCAGCAGTGTTGAAGCTGCAGAAGGGCACTTTGAGCCTTCTGAGTGTGGCACAAGGGGCCTCGTCTCTTCAAGCGGAGCTGGAAGCAGGAACAGTTATAGCCCGTGCTGTACTTGATTCGGCAGCAAGCTTTACAGGAAGCGGCGAGATTCAGGCGGCAACTGTAAACGATGGCGGTAAAGGCTCTTCTTTCGCCCGGAAGCCTTTAACAGTAGATGGAAGCCAGAAAGAATCAATAGTAACAGGTACGGGAACACCGGTTATTGTTGCTGGCGGAGGAGGCTCGGGCGGCGGTTCTGCAGGAGGCGGCAGTAACGGAGGCGGAGATGGTGGTTCTATTGAAGCGCCCGCTCCAGCGGTTTTGCCGGTCATCGAAGGAATTACCTTGGCTCAAGGCAGTAAAGATGTATATACTAATGCCGCAACTGCGGTCATAAGCTTTAACGGGCTATCCGGAGCTGAGCAGGCGGCAGCGCATTATGCGGGCTACTATTTTACGGCAACTGCTGAGACAGCACCTGATCCGGCTAATCATTATATAGAGACACTGCCTGATGCAAAAGGAAGCTACAGGTTTTCGATTGAGCCAAAGCATCTGCAGGACTATATGACAGTAATTTTGTATGATGTAAATAATAAAGCAATAGGCCATCAGGTAATCAAATTAGATCTGAAGGCCAGGTATTCAACGCTGGATGAGCCGGTTGAGCGTTTCAGTGAAGGAGTCACAATCACCCGAAGCCTTGAGAGAGGCTTTATTAACGACAGAATAGCGATCAGGGAAGAATTTGCAGCACAGCATCCAGAAATTCAATACTTCGTATACTCGGCAAATACCGAGCTGCCTTATGTGGTGGATGCGGATAAGGATTTCAATGTTAAGAGTCTTTCAGCCCAATCTCATTATTTGAATGGGGTAACGGATATCGTATACGGATATTCCTATGAGGACTCTGAAGATTATTTAGCGCCGTTCTATACAGTGAAAAATTTTGAAGAGCAGTATATGATTATTTTCTACGATAAGGATATGCATGTGACC
Proteins encoded:
- the icd gene encoding NADP-dependent isocitrate dehydrogenase; translation: MLKLEKYDLPTEGEQITIEDGKLVVPANPIIPFIEGDGTGRDIWKASKRVLDAAVDKAYGGEKKLAWYEVFAGEKAFNTYGEWLPNDTLEAIREYIVAIKGPLTTPIGGGIRSLNVALRQELDLYVCLRPVRYFDGVPSPVKHPELVDMVIFRENTEDIYAGIEYKEGSEEVKKVIEFLKKEMGVNKIRFPETSGIGIKPVSSEGSKRLVRAAVEYAIKHGRKSVTLVHKGNIMKFTEGAFKNWGYEVAEQEFGDKVFTWNQYDVIKEKDGEAAANAAQKEAEAAGKIIIKDAIADIALQQVLTRPTDFDVIATLNLNGDYLSDALAAQIGGIGIAPGANINYVTGHAIFEATHGTAPKYADKDVVNPGSVILSGVMLLEHLGWQEAADLIYKGMTTAINNKTVTYDFARQMEGATELKCSAFADEIIKHL
- the mdh gene encoding malate dehydrogenase, whose protein sequence is MAIKRYKITVVGAGFTGATTALMLAQKELGNVVLLDIPQLENPTKGKALDMLEAGPVQKFDSQITGTSNYDDAADSDIVIITAGIARKPGMSRDDLVNTNASIVKSVCENIKRVAPESIVIILSNPVDAMTYVAYNALEFPKNRVIGQSGVLDTARYCTFIAQELNVSVEDVRGFVLGGHGDDMVPLVRYSSVGGIPVDKLIPEERIAEIVQRTRVGGGEIVSLLGNGSAYYAPAASLVQMTEAILKDKKRIIPVIALLEGEYGYDNLFMGVPALLGADGIETIYELELTAEEQAALDKSADSVRAVTSAVSV
- a CDS encoding S-layer homology domain-containing protein, which translates into the protein MRTKGIIALGLGVTLAFNAPSAVNAAEGIKDYEGHWAQKQIESWLQNGWLKGFEDGSVKPDQGISRAEFVTLVNRMWDISEGKSAAFSDLSKSSWAYTEFSKAVSAGYIQGYEGKVHPNALITRQEAAIIISRLMKFEDGSADALAAFTDAGRIAAWSQPKVAAVVNAGAMKGYPDGSFKPDRPMTRAESVALMESFNNLSGGVGDAVVTRAVEFGSSNSSSLRAFKNLTVTASGVKLKNITIQGDLLLKEVTGAGGLTLDNVTVEGRLIIEGSGSDTVYLSNSRLNQIVVQKKSGEVQIIAAGTTEAGQVQVRSGVKLEESEGSGKGFTDIAVSSDLPSGTVVALSGVFNHVKVEAAAAVLKLQKGTLSLLSVAQGASSLQAELEAGTVIARAVLDSAASFTGSGEIQAATVNDGGKGSSFARKPLTVDGSQKESIVTGTGTPVIVAGGGGSGGGSAGGGSNGGGDGGSIEAPAPAVLPVIEGITLAQGSKDVYTNAATAVISFNGLSGAEQAAAHYAGYYFTATAETAPDPANHYIETLPDAKGSYRFSIEPKHLQDYMTVILYDVNNKAIGHQVIKLDLKARYSTLDEPVERFSEGVTITRSLERGFINDRIAIREEFAAQHPEIQYFVYSANTELPYVVDADKDFNVKSLSAQSHYLNGVTDIVYGYSYEDSEDYLAPFYTVKNFEEQYMIIFYDKDMHVTGYYQGPSILTDQQAADTVAFKIDQLPEAEKLTLEHEPAVNWVYRRYSNLTEAQKELVNKANTDKIIALKTAIDKLKLG